In Trifolium pratense cultivar HEN17-A07 linkage group LG7, ARS_RC_1.1, whole genome shotgun sequence, a genomic segment contains:
- the LOC123895387 gene encoding protein DETOXIFICATION 42-like isoform X3: MPLLMLFSGIRNALRKDELGLEIMQISVPTIMALAADPIASLIDTAFIGHIGPVELAAVGVSIAIFNQVSKIAIIPLVSVTTSLVAEEDAADKLHTQPSIKEMLIKGSSVIEDIQLEVEENIEQTADPECSTSSTNIDRVVKFGHDKSYIPSASSAIVIGGVLGVLQTLFIIFTAKPVLNYMGIHSNSPMLKPAQQYLILRSFGAPAVILSMAIRTPLYATIIGDVTNIILDPLLMFTFRLGVSGAAIAHIVSQYLISLILLWSLMKQVVLLPPSFQDFQFRKILKNGFLLLVKVTAVTFCVTLSASLAAREGSTTMAAFQICLQIWMATSLLADGLAVAGQAIIASAFARRDYNMVIASASRVLQLGLILGLLLSFLLFSLLPFASRLFTNDINVLQLIGIGIPYVAATQPINALAFVFDGVNYGVSDFIYSAYSMIMVASVSIFCLYMLSSSLGFTGIWIALSIYMSLRIFAGFWRIGTGSGPWSFLKDQ; this comes from the exons ATGCCCCTTTTGATGTTATTTTCTGGCATAAG GAATGCTCTTAGAAAGGATGAATTAGGCCTTGAAATAATGCAGATTTCAGTTCCTACCATTATGGCTTTAGCAGCAGATCCTATTGCTTCTCTCATTGATACTGCATTCATTGGCCACATag GTCCGGTGGAGCTTGCTGCTGTGGGAGTTTCAATTGCTATTTTTAATCAAGTATCAAAAATTGCAATAATTCCACTAGTTAGTGTTACAACCTCTTTAGTTGCCGAGGAAGATGCCGCCGATAAATTACATACTCAGCCATCAATAAAAGAAATGCTTATCAAGGGCTCTTCAGTTATTGAGGATATACAGTTGGAAGTAGAAGAGAATATAGAGCAAACTGCAG aTCCAGAGTGTAGCACATCATCAACAAATATTGACAGAGTAGTTAAATTTGGACATGATAAAAGCTATATTCCATCAGCATCATCAGCAATAGTTATTGGTGGTGTGCTCGGAGTCCTACAAACtctctttataatttttacggCTAAACCGGTTTTGAATTACATGGGGATTCATTCT AATTCTCCCATGTTAAAACCAGCACAACAATACTTGATATTGAGGTCCTTTGGTGCACCAGCTGTTATTCTTTCTATGGCAAT AAGAACTCCTTTATATGCTACAA TTATTGGAGATGTAACGAATATCATTTTAGATCCATTACTTATGTTCACATTCCGGTTGGGAGTTAGTGGAGCAGCTATAGCCCATATTGTTTCGCA GTACTTGATTTCCTTAATTCTGTTGTGGAGTTTAATGAAACAAGTTGTTCTTCTGCCTCCAAGTTTCCAAGATTTCCAATTTCGAAAGATTCTGAAAAATG GATTTCTGTTATTGGTTAAAGTTACAGCTGTTACATTCTGTGTGACATTGTCAGCATCCCTAGCAGCAAGAGAAGGATCAACAACAATGGCTGCATTTCAAATCTGCTTACAGATTTGGATGGCAACCTCTTTGCTTGCTGATGGATTGGCTGTTGCCGGACAA GCCATTATTGCAAGTGCATTTGCAAGAAGGGATTACAACATGGTCATTGCATCTGCGTCACGTGTGCTGCAG CTTGGCTTGATTCTAGGACTGTTGCTTTCGTTTCTTCTTTTTAGCTTACTTCCATTTGCTTCTAGATTATTTACGAATGACATCAATGTTCTCCAACTTATCGGTATTGGCATTCCG TATGTTGCAGCCACTCAACCCATCAATGCTCTTGCATTTGTTTTTGATGGAGTCAACTATGGAGTTTCAGATTTCATATACTCTGCTTATTCAATG ATTATGGTGGCATCAGTGAGcatattttgcttatatatgttATCCTCAAGCCTAGGCTTTACTGGCATATGGATTGCATTGTCCATTTACATGAGTCTAAGAATATTTGCAGGCTTTTGGAG GATTGGTACTGGATCAGGACCTTGGAGTTTCCTTAAAGACCAATAA
- the LOC123895387 gene encoding protein DETOXIFICATION 42-like isoform X1, which translates to MPLLMLFSGIRNALRKDELGLEIMQISVPTIMALAADPIASLIDTAFIGHIGPVELAAVGVSIAIFNQVSKIAIIPLVSVTTSLVAEEDAADKLHTQPSIKEMLIKGSSVIEDIQLEVEENIEQTADPECSTSSTNIDRVVKFGHDKSYIPSASSAIVIGGVLGVLQTLFIIFTAKPVLNYMGIHSNSPMLKPAQQYLILRSFGAPAVILSMAIQGIFRGIKDTRTPLYATIIGDVTNIILDPLLMFTFRLGVSGAAIAHIVSQYLISLILLWSLMKQVVLLPPSFQDFQFRKILKNGFLLLVKVTAVTFCVTLSASLAAREGSTTMAAFQICLQIWMATSLLADGLAVAGQAIIASAFARRDYNMVIASASRVLQLGLILGLLLSFLLFSLLPFASRLFTNDINVLQLIGIGIPYVAATQPINALAFVFDGVNYGVSDFIYSAYSMIMVASVSIFCLYMLSSSLGFTGIWIALSIYMSLRIFAGFWRIGTGSGPWSFLKDQ; encoded by the exons ATGCCCCTTTTGATGTTATTTTCTGGCATAAG GAATGCTCTTAGAAAGGATGAATTAGGCCTTGAAATAATGCAGATTTCAGTTCCTACCATTATGGCTTTAGCAGCAGATCCTATTGCTTCTCTCATTGATACTGCATTCATTGGCCACATag GTCCGGTGGAGCTTGCTGCTGTGGGAGTTTCAATTGCTATTTTTAATCAAGTATCAAAAATTGCAATAATTCCACTAGTTAGTGTTACAACCTCTTTAGTTGCCGAGGAAGATGCCGCCGATAAATTACATACTCAGCCATCAATAAAAGAAATGCTTATCAAGGGCTCTTCAGTTATTGAGGATATACAGTTGGAAGTAGAAGAGAATATAGAGCAAACTGCAG aTCCAGAGTGTAGCACATCATCAACAAATATTGACAGAGTAGTTAAATTTGGACATGATAAAAGCTATATTCCATCAGCATCATCAGCAATAGTTATTGGTGGTGTGCTCGGAGTCCTACAAACtctctttataatttttacggCTAAACCGGTTTTGAATTACATGGGGATTCATTCT AATTCTCCCATGTTAAAACCAGCACAACAATACTTGATATTGAGGTCCTTTGGTGCACCAGCTGTTATTCTTTCTATGGCAATACAAGGAATTTTTAGGGGAATCAAAGATACAAGAACTCCTTTATATGCTACAA TTATTGGAGATGTAACGAATATCATTTTAGATCCATTACTTATGTTCACATTCCGGTTGGGAGTTAGTGGAGCAGCTATAGCCCATATTGTTTCGCA GTACTTGATTTCCTTAATTCTGTTGTGGAGTTTAATGAAACAAGTTGTTCTTCTGCCTCCAAGTTTCCAAGATTTCCAATTTCGAAAGATTCTGAAAAATG GATTTCTGTTATTGGTTAAAGTTACAGCTGTTACATTCTGTGTGACATTGTCAGCATCCCTAGCAGCAAGAGAAGGATCAACAACAATGGCTGCATTTCAAATCTGCTTACAGATTTGGATGGCAACCTCTTTGCTTGCTGATGGATTGGCTGTTGCCGGACAA GCCATTATTGCAAGTGCATTTGCAAGAAGGGATTACAACATGGTCATTGCATCTGCGTCACGTGTGCTGCAG CTTGGCTTGATTCTAGGACTGTTGCTTTCGTTTCTTCTTTTTAGCTTACTTCCATTTGCTTCTAGATTATTTACGAATGACATCAATGTTCTCCAACTTATCGGTATTGGCATTCCG TATGTTGCAGCCACTCAACCCATCAATGCTCTTGCATTTGTTTTTGATGGAGTCAACTATGGAGTTTCAGATTTCATATACTCTGCTTATTCAATG ATTATGGTGGCATCAGTGAGcatattttgcttatatatgttATCCTCAAGCCTAGGCTTTACTGGCATATGGATTGCATTGTCCATTTACATGAGTCTAAGAATATTTGCAGGCTTTTGGAG GATTGGTACTGGATCAGGACCTTGGAGTTTCCTTAAAGACCAATAA
- the LOC123895387 gene encoding protein DETOXIFICATION 42-like isoform X2 — translation MLSWFYWNALRKDELGLEIMQISVPTIMALAADPIASLIDTAFIGHIGPVELAAVGVSIAIFNQVSKIAIIPLVSVTTSLVAEEDAADKLHTQPSIKEMLIKGSSVIEDIQLEVEENIEQTADPECSTSSTNIDRVVKFGHDKSYIPSASSAIVIGGVLGVLQTLFIIFTAKPVLNYMGIHSNSPMLKPAQQYLILRSFGAPAVILSMAIQGIFRGIKDTRTPLYATIIGDVTNIILDPLLMFTFRLGVSGAAIAHIVSQYLISLILLWSLMKQVVLLPPSFQDFQFRKILKNGFLLLVKVTAVTFCVTLSASLAAREGSTTMAAFQICLQIWMATSLLADGLAVAGQAIIASAFARRDYNMVIASASRVLQLGLILGLLLSFLLFSLLPFASRLFTNDINVLQLIGIGIPYVAATQPINALAFVFDGVNYGVSDFIYSAYSMIMVASVSIFCLYMLSSSLGFTGIWIALSIYMSLRIFAGFWRIGTGSGPWSFLKDQ, via the exons ATGCTTTCATGGTTTTACTG GAATGCTCTTAGAAAGGATGAATTAGGCCTTGAAATAATGCAGATTTCAGTTCCTACCATTATGGCTTTAGCAGCAGATCCTATTGCTTCTCTCATTGATACTGCATTCATTGGCCACATag GTCCGGTGGAGCTTGCTGCTGTGGGAGTTTCAATTGCTATTTTTAATCAAGTATCAAAAATTGCAATAATTCCACTAGTTAGTGTTACAACCTCTTTAGTTGCCGAGGAAGATGCCGCCGATAAATTACATACTCAGCCATCAATAAAAGAAATGCTTATCAAGGGCTCTTCAGTTATTGAGGATATACAGTTGGAAGTAGAAGAGAATATAGAGCAAACTGCAG aTCCAGAGTGTAGCACATCATCAACAAATATTGACAGAGTAGTTAAATTTGGACATGATAAAAGCTATATTCCATCAGCATCATCAGCAATAGTTATTGGTGGTGTGCTCGGAGTCCTACAAACtctctttataatttttacggCTAAACCGGTTTTGAATTACATGGGGATTCATTCT AATTCTCCCATGTTAAAACCAGCACAACAATACTTGATATTGAGGTCCTTTGGTGCACCAGCTGTTATTCTTTCTATGGCAATACAAGGAATTTTTAGGGGAATCAAAGATACAAGAACTCCTTTATATGCTACAA TTATTGGAGATGTAACGAATATCATTTTAGATCCATTACTTATGTTCACATTCCGGTTGGGAGTTAGTGGAGCAGCTATAGCCCATATTGTTTCGCA GTACTTGATTTCCTTAATTCTGTTGTGGAGTTTAATGAAACAAGTTGTTCTTCTGCCTCCAAGTTTCCAAGATTTCCAATTTCGAAAGATTCTGAAAAATG GATTTCTGTTATTGGTTAAAGTTACAGCTGTTACATTCTGTGTGACATTGTCAGCATCCCTAGCAGCAAGAGAAGGATCAACAACAATGGCTGCATTTCAAATCTGCTTACAGATTTGGATGGCAACCTCTTTGCTTGCTGATGGATTGGCTGTTGCCGGACAA GCCATTATTGCAAGTGCATTTGCAAGAAGGGATTACAACATGGTCATTGCATCTGCGTCACGTGTGCTGCAG CTTGGCTTGATTCTAGGACTGTTGCTTTCGTTTCTTCTTTTTAGCTTACTTCCATTTGCTTCTAGATTATTTACGAATGACATCAATGTTCTCCAACTTATCGGTATTGGCATTCCG TATGTTGCAGCCACTCAACCCATCAATGCTCTTGCATTTGTTTTTGATGGAGTCAACTATGGAGTTTCAGATTTCATATACTCTGCTTATTCAATG ATTATGGTGGCATCAGTGAGcatattttgcttatatatgttATCCTCAAGCCTAGGCTTTACTGGCATATGGATTGCATTGTCCATTTACATGAGTCTAAGAATATTTGCAGGCTTTTGGAG GATTGGTACTGGATCAGGACCTTGGAGTTTCCTTAAAGACCAATAA